A stretch of the Vulpes vulpes isolate BD-2025 unplaced genomic scaffold, VulVul3 u000000678, whole genome shotgun sequence genome encodes the following:
- the SNX33 gene encoding sorting nexin-33, which yields MALKGRALYDFRSENKEEITIHQDEDLVIFSETSLDGWLQGQNSRGETGLFPASYVEIIRCGASSSPANYPGSPGPLGTQVSSYDGSGSGAASPPRSAGGSGFLSHQGSFEEDDDDDWDDWDDGCTVVEEPRAGGLGTNGHPPLNLSYPGAYPSQHMAFRPKPALERQDSLASAKRGSVVGRNLNRFSCFVRSGVEAFILGDVPMMAKIAETYSIEMGPRGPQWKANPHPFACSVEDPTKQTKFKGIKSYISYKLTPTHASSPVYRRYKHFDWLYNRLLHKFTVISVPHLPEKQATGRFEEDFIEKRKRRLILWMDHMTSHPVLSQYEGFQHFLSCLDAKQWKMGKRRAEKDEMVGASFLLTFQIPTEHQDLQDVEDRVDTFKAFSKKMDDSVLQLSTVASELVRKHVGGFRKEFQKLGNAFQAISHAFQMDPPFSSEALNSAISHTGRTYEAVGEMFAEQPKNDLFQMLDTLSLYQGLLSNFPDIIHLQKGAFAKVKESQRMSDEGRMAQDEADGIRRRCRVVGFALQAEMNHFHQRRELDFKHMMQNYLRQQILFYQRVGQQLEKTLRMYDNL from the exons ATGGCGCTGAAAGGCCGAGCCCTCTACGACTTCCGCAGCGAGAACAAGGAGGAAATCACCATCCATCAGGATGAGGACCTGGTCATCTTCAGTGAGACCTCGCTGGACGGCTGGCTGCAGGGCCAGAACAGCCGCGGCGAGACCGGGCTCTTCCCTGCCTCCTACGTGGAGATTATCCGCTGCGGCGCCAGCTCCAGCCCTGCCAACTACCCCGGCAGCCCAGGCCCTCTGGGCACCCAGGTGAGCTCGTATGACGGCTCCGGCTCCGGCGCGGCCAGCCCTCCCAGGAGCGCCGGGGGCAGCGGCTTCCTCTCCCACCAGGGCAGCTTCGAGGAGGACGATGATGATGACTGGGATGACTGGGACGACGGATGCACAGTGGTGGAGGAGCCTCGGGCTGGCGGGCTGGGCACCAACGGGCACCCCCCTCTCAACCTCTCGTATCCCGGTGCCTACCCCAGCCAGCACATGGCCTTCCGGCCCAAGCCGGCCCTGGAGCGGCAGGACAGCCTGGCGTCTGCCAAGCGCGGCAGTGTGGTGGGGCGCAACCTCAACCGCTTCTCGTGCTTCGTTCGCTCCGGAGTGGAGGCCTTCATCCTGGGTGACGTGCCCATGATGGCCAAGATTGCGGAGACGTACTCCATTGAAATGGGCCCTCGTGGCCCCCAGTGGAAGGCCAACCCCCACCCGTTCGCCTGCTCAGTGGAGGACCCCACCAAACAGACCAAATTCAAGGGCATCAAAAGCTACATCTCCTACAAGCTCACGCCTACCCACGCCAGCTCGCCGGTCTACCGGCGCTACAAACACTTTGACTGGCTTTACAACCGCCTGCTGCACAAGTTCACGGTCATCTCGGTGCCCCACCTGCCGGAGAAGCAGGCCACAGGCCGCTTTGAGGAAGACTTCATCGAGAAGCGGAAGCGCCGGCTCATCCTTTGGATGGACCACATGACGAGCCACCCAGTGCTGTCCCAGTATGAGGGCTTCCAGCATTTCCTCAGCTGCCTGGACGCCAAGCAGTGGAAGATGGGTAAGCGCAGGGCGGAGAAGGATGAGATGGTGGGTGCCAGCTTCCTGCTCACCTTCCAGATCCCCACGGAGCACCAGGACCTGCAAGATGTGGAGGACCGTGTGGACACCTTCAAGGCCTTTAGCAAGAAGATGGACGACAGCGTGCTGCAGCTCAGCACCGTGGCATCGGAGCTGGTGCGCAAGCATGTGGGGGGCTTCCGCAAGGAGTTCCAGAAGCTGGGCAATGCCTTCCAGGCCATCAGTCATGCCTTCCAGATGGACCCCCCCTTCAGCTCTGAGGCTCTCAACAGCGCCATTTCTCACACGGGCCGCACCTATGAAGCTGTGGGTGAGATGTTCGCCGAGCAGCCCAAGAATGACCTCTTCCAGATGCTCGACACGCTGTCTCTCTACCAGGGCCTGCTCTCAAATTTCCCTGACATCATCCACCTGCAGAAAG GCGCCTTCGCCAAGGTGAAGGAGAGCCAACGCATGAGTGATGAGGGCCGCATGGCGCAGGACGAGGCAGATGGCATTCGTAGGCGCTGCCGCGTGGTGGGCTTCGCCCTGCAGGCCGAAATGAACCACTTCCACCAGCGCCGCGAACTCGACTTCAAGCACATGATGCAGAACTACCTGCGCCAGCAGATCCTCTTCTACCAGCGGGTAGGCCAGCAGCTGGAGAAGACACTGCGCATGTATGACAACCTCTGA